In Lotus japonicus ecotype B-129 chromosome 5, LjGifu_v1.2, one genomic interval encodes:
- the LOC130718558 gene encoding uncharacterized protein LOC130718558, whose translation MNTKTMRLPPRRVLTPSTTTNKRKERDDPFERPAPVSIPIPVPGPTSKLPKPDNKPITPRLGAEPIQNTAAGATTSKVSVSEPMMMPPSNQLLAGYLAHEYLTKGTLLGQPWVPAKTDGPTKAEDGEEGRKAAAAEEEERERYAEVAGLLRGGGTHLPGVVNPTQLARFLHL comes from the coding sequence ATGAATACCAAAACGATGCGTCTACCCCCTCGTCGCGTGCTGACACCTAGCACCACAACCAATAAGCGCAAAGAGAGAGACGACCCGTTTGAACGACCCGCACCCGTATCCATACCCATACCAGTACCCGGCCCCACTTCGAAATTACCCAAGCCGGATAATAAGCCTATCACTCCACGGCTTGGAGCCGAGCCGATTCAGAACACAGCTGCAGGAGCCACCACCAGCAAGGTTTCGGTGTCGGAGCCGATGATGATGCCGCCGTCCAATCAGCTGTTAGCGGGGTACCTGGCCCACGAGTACCTCACGAAGGGGACCCTGCTGGGCCAGCCGTGGGTCCCGGCGAAGACAGATGGCCCCACCAAGGCGGAAGACGGCGAGGAAGGGAGGaaggcggcggcggcggaggaggaggagcggGAAAGGTACGCGGAAGTGGCGGGCTTGTTGAGAGGTGGTGGGACCCACCTACCCGGTGTGGTGAACCCCACCCAGCTCGCCCGTTTCTTACACTTGTGA